One Stratiformator vulcanicus genomic window, GCGATCCCGATCGGAGGAATGCCGTCGAATTCAAGCTGCCGTGTCTCGCCCTTGGCGTCAAACAGGATCGGCGCCGGGTGCCCCGCTAACGAGACAGAATACTCGCCGCTTTCGTGATCAATCAGTAAATAGACTAGCGTAAAAAACATGGCCGTCTCGTTCATCGCGAACCGCCGCGTGAGCCTTGAGAGCACTGCCGCAGGATCGGCGGCTCTGACTGGGGGCCGATCCGAGTTGAGAAGATTCCACCAATTTTTCGGGGATTCTTCGGTAATAATGCATGAGTCGTCGAACGTGACCTGCAACAGTTGATGCGCGGAGACCGCCTGAAGTGCGGAGGCGATGCCGTGGCCGGTCGCGTCGAGCACGAAGAACGCCGATTTCGTTTCATCGACCTGGCAGGCTCCGAGTAAATCTCCGCCGAGAATATCGCACGGATCGAATGACCATCCGACATCGAGATTTGAGAAGGTCGTGTCTTCGGCCGGGAGCCGGGAACGCTGCAAACTGGCAGCCGCCCGAAAGTCGGTATTGATCGATGCCTGCCGCTCCGCCAGCAGCGTGTTCGCCTGTCGCAGCGCGACGGTCGAGTTGCGGAGTTCGAGTGCCTGCCTGACGCGGGCATTCAAAATCTCGGCGTCAGTCCCCTTCGTCACAAAGTCATTCGCCCCGGCATGAAGAGCCTTCACGATCGAGTCGGTATCGGCACTTGCCGAATAGACGACGATCGGCAATTCGCCAATGCTGAAGCGCTGCCGGAACTGACGGACCAACTCGAAGCCCGAAATCTCTGGCATCGTCAGGTCGATGATCGCAAGATCAAATTCACCGTGTTCGATCAACTCCAGAGCTTCGGAGGTGGTGGATGCTTCGACAAATTTTCGATCGCCCTGATCAAGGAGCACTCGAACGAAACCCCGCTGATCGGCGGAGTCGTCAACCAGTAGGATTCTTTTCTGCCCGACATCGGACGAAGTTTCGGTAGCGACGATCAATTGAAGTTCTCCGAAGCGGACCGGCCTTCGGCCGACAGTCGCGGTATTGCGGGAGAGGGTAGGACCGAAAACGCAGTGCGAGGTCCGAGTTGCAAACCTGTTGTTGTTGATTGCCACTCTGAGCAACCGCCGCGGCGGCGGCAAACCAAACTCTCACTACATTGTGCGACCGACGGACGAAAAGTTCTTTGACGAGCAGGGGCGAGAACCACGAAGTATTTTGGAAAAGCCGATGAATGCTGGCCATTTTAATTTACAGACGGCTGGACTTGAACGTATGAACCCACGAGAATACGGTCTTTGCCGACATGTCTTTCAGGGATTGCCGGGGGCGAAATGGCAAAGCTTTTCATCTGTCGCAAGTGCGGACAGCGGATTCGCACTTCAGGTTACGCCCAGGTCCGGCCGGAACGATGCAGTCGATGTCGGGCGTTGCTCGAAGGCGACGGAATCGAGTGTCCGGATCACGATGTATTCATCAGCTTTTCGTCAGTTGATCTGGAGGATGCAACGCAGATTTCCCAGTTGCTGCAACGAGAAGGCTTCCCCAGTTTTTTCTCCCAAACCGGCATCAGTGCCGGCGATGACTGGCAGGAAAAATTGGTCTCTGCGCTCGAAGAAGTCCGTGCAGTCGTACTGGTGCTATCCCGCGATGCCGATCAATCAGTGCATGTTCAGCGGGAAATTAAAATTGCGGTCGAGGAAAAACTCCCGATTGTCACGTATAAACTCAAGAGCTTTCGCGAAAAGAAATTAAGGTATGCTGTTACCGGCCTTCACTTCATTGAGGCTTACAGATTAGGTAAGAAAGAGTCCCGCAGGCGCTTAGTTAAAGACGTTGAAGAAGCGGTTAAGCGTGGCAGGTCGAGAAAGACTTTCGTCGTTCAGGTTTCCCAGTGGGCTCAAGAACGATGGCGCGGCATTCGAAAGACGTCAAAGTATTTAACTCTTGCTGCGACTGTGGCCATTGTGACGCTCTGCGCGACGGTATGGAGCATGTCGACGACATCGGCTGCACGTACTGAGCAATTGGCCGAATCGATCCAAACGTCGCTTCCTTCGACGTGGGGACGACGGGAACCTTCGGACGCTTCGTTCTCCGTTGAGCCGGGAGAACACGAATTAATCGTCACCGGAACTCTCGATCAACAGATCGCGGTGATGAAAGATCTGAACGGCCGCCGGAGAAGCAGTGATGTCGAACCTTTGAAGGCGCTGGTGGAGGGGGAGATGTGTCGGGGGTTTTGTGATCCCGCCGACCGGCCGGTCTACGAAAAGCTGTTTCAGTTGGTTCGGACGAATTTCGACGGGATGCCGCTCAGGCAAAGCCTTGACGCGTTCGACGACGTTTTGCGCCTCGGGCTCGATATCGACGAAGCCGCGTTGAAGAGGGAGGGTGTCTATTCCGGAGTCGAGATCGAACTAAAATTGCCGCCACGACCGCTGCACGAAATTTTCCGACGGGTGCTGCATCAGCATGGGTGGGGGTACTTTGTTGATCGCGGTGTGTTAAGGATCGTTCCAAAAGGGGACGCCGCAAAAAGGCGGTATCGCGTTTTTTTCGATGTGCGTGATCTCGTCGGTATCGAAATTCCAGAGGAGGATTTAGCAGCGATCTCGCCCTCGCTCACGACGACGTCGAATGCCTCGGACGTAACGACGTCGGAAATCCCCGTTGTGCCGCCGGAAGTCGTACTCGACTCCGATATCGCGGAGCAACGGCAGACGGTGCCGATCTACCGGGAGAAGGTTGAGATTAAGTTGACCGGCCCCTCAACGATTCGGGCCGCTTTCGTCGACGATAACGCGGAGACAAGTCATTTCTTTCGTCCCCCCGAGCATCTCGTTTACGAGGCTGAAGCTTTCTCTAACATAGCAAGAGCTGCATCGGACGCTCGTGAAACATCATTGACGGAATTCAAAATTCGGTTTGCCGACCTGAGTCGTACAGAGGGGAAAGAGATCGTCGGCCGGTTTGTTGCCTATGGAAATCGGGAGCGGCTCAGCAACGACCCGTTCCATCTGAAGTCGAATGACGACGACCTGGGCGGGCTCCCGCTGCCCCTGAAAATCACCGATCGGATCGCCAGTTTTGTCGCGTCCGGATGTCAGGTTGATGTGGTGTGGTACCGACCCGCTCCCGACTCTGTCGCGATGCTGCTTGAGCCCGAAGTCAGCGTGACCGATTCGACCGATCACGAGTTGAGCCAATTGTCGGAAAGCTGCGCGTCTGGGGCGTCACCACCGGCGGGCGCTCAAACGGCACTCGAATGGGCCCACGCACGGGGGCTTGTCATCGGACGGATGACACTATCGAA contains:
- a CDS encoding PP2C family protein-serine/threonine phosphatase; translated protein: MIVATETSSDVGQKRILLVDDSADQRGFVRVLLDQGDRKFVEASTTSEALELIEHGEFDLAIIDLTMPEISGFELVRQFRQRFSIGELPIVVYSASADTDSIVKALHAGANDFVTKGTDAEILNARVRQALELRNSTVALRQANTLLAERQASINTDFRAAASLQRSRLPAEDTTFSNLDVGWSFDPCDILGGDLLGACQVDETKSAFFVLDATGHGIASALQAVSAHQLLQVTFDDSCIITEESPKNWWNLLNSDRPPVRAADPAAVLSRLTRRFAMNETAMFFTLVYLLIDHESGEYSVSLAGHPAPILFDAKGETRQLEFDGIPPIGIAPSTPAGTAPIPTFEGQLKPGEGLLLFSDGITEAFGLEGEMLTPAGLEKLVSKHSGFPSSELTAAILGAVDSYSGASSADDRTLLAVKFLGSPEHGW
- a CDS encoding toll/interleukin-1 receptor domain-containing protein; amino-acid sequence: MAKLFICRKCGQRIRTSGYAQVRPERCSRCRALLEGDGIECPDHDVFISFSSVDLEDATQISQLLQREGFPSFFSQTGISAGDDWQEKLVSALEEVRAVVLVLSRDADQSVHVQREIKIAVEEKLPIVTYKLKSFREKKLRYAVTGLHFIEAYRLGKKESRRRLVKDVEEAVKRGRSRKTFVVQVSQWAQERWRGIRKTSKYLTLAATVAIVTLCATVWSMSTTSAARTEQLAESIQTSLPSTWGRREPSDASFSVEPGEHELIVTGTLDQQIAVMKDLNGRRRSSDVEPLKALVEGEMCRGFCDPADRPVYEKLFQLVRTNFDGMPLRQSLDAFDDVLRLGLDIDEAALKREGVYSGVEIELKLPPRPLHEIFRRVLHQHGWGYFVDRGVLRIVPKGDAAKRRYRVFFDVRDLVGIEIPEEDLAAISPSLTTTSNASDVTTSEIPVVPPEVVLDSDIAEQRQTVPIYREKVEIKLTGPSTIRAAFVDDNAETSHFFRPPEHLVYEAEAFSNIARAASDARETSLTEFKIRFADLSRTEGKEIVGRFVAYGNRERLSNDPFHLKSNDDDLGGLPLPLKITDRIASFVASGCQVDVVWYRPAPDSVAMLLEPEVSVTDSTDHELSQLSESCASGASPPAGAQTALEWAHARGLVIGRMTLSKAE